The following nucleotide sequence is from Nothobranchius furzeri strain GRZ-AD chromosome 11, NfurGRZ-RIMD1, whole genome shotgun sequence.
GGCTCTGAGCGGTCCTGATGGTCAGTGCTACAGAAACAGGAAACTGTTTCCATCCATCATCCTACAGGCAGTTTGTGACCATCAGGGCTGCTTTatcgacacctatgtgggctggccTGGGTCGGTCCACGATTCCAGGGTCCTCCGGCACAGCCCACTGTACAGGCAGTCAGCCTATcctcctccagggcacttcatcctcGCAGATGGAGGGTACCAATGCCTCCAACATccactccccctccttaccccctACAAACGGGTGGTTCAAGGTGTGGGAGCCCAGCGCTTCAATAGCCATCATTCCAGGGCACGCTCCATCATAGAGCGTTTATTGGAATGATGAAGACCAGGTTTAGGGCCATCTTCCTGAAAGCGCTGGAGGTGCACCACACCTTTGTACCTCATGCAAGTTAACACACAGTGGAAATAAACTTTGAGTCTAATCTTTGTTTTGGATTGAATCAAATTTTATCTCTATTACAGGTCATCACAGCATGCACCATTCTGCATaacatctgcctcagtgctggtgaCATTGCGGCGCAGGACAATGAACCTGAGGATGATGTTGCATAAGATGAGGAGGAAGCCAGTGGTGCCTTCTGGCGGGACCAAatttctgctgaggtgtctgcTCTGGAGGAAGTACCACCAGACCACgattactgttaacaggcaagtcatttacgtaggaatctctagtttaaaagcatttagtcctgttatctaCTAGTTACAGgtcatgatctccttttttgcaaacatctgaatgttagtgatgtgactgccgtcgattgagccagcccagcaaacccttttgatggacgatgaGATGAGGCATCCAaaagcaccctctgcagaccactctgtgatgttccacttgccaaccagaaaagttcagccacggatctcggttccAGCACTCCATCTATCTCTATGACCCATGTTCAGCAGATTTAGCAtcaccaccaaagactccctgctttccaagtttatTGTTACTATATTGTTTTTAACCTTAAATAAATTTTATGCCTTACAGTGGTCTCTTAccatttatttactatgttgttacttgtaaaaactgaataataaaactgttaaaatgatcaaaaaagagttatcaattaatagaaattttattacatttaatcaaataacaaaaacattcaagcaAATAtattgaaccagaaccagaagaaactaaaaaaaaaaaaaaaaaaaaaaaaaaactatttctcAATCAACCTTTCCATCAAAGCTAAAAATCTTTCCATcattctttctctcctctcctccgcttccctctgaTGTCTCATatcctccctgatcaggtcaaggagctcatcatCCCTTTTCCGTTTTCTCCTTGATGAGGACTCCGGCTGATTTCCACCACTCTCACTCTCCTCTGTCTCACtcactgctgcacttggccctggagtgtcctcagGAATGGAGGCAATAACGACAGGAGGCctagtggaaggcctctgtcccaacacctcgtccatgaggacaaaccagggccaggtttcagcagtgggctttccactgactccctctcctgaccctggatacttgcagtcctaaACACAAAGGGAAATAGAATTAGAAGGCTTTATTGTTTTTGTACAACAGAGAACATTGTGGCCACAATTAAATTACAGACGCTCCTTTAAGGTACGGGCTCTAGATGAGTAAGAAAATAAGATAGAGAtgaatagaagaacaaagtcaaaTTAGAAATCATAGTCGAtaaaaaatgcaataaacacaAATTAAATGTATCAACATGTGGAGATGAAAATGGTTTCCTGTACCACACGTGTACATACTTTATACTTTGATTTCAGGTTATCCCACTTTTCCTTGGCCTGCAATGGGGTGACCTTCTCCTGCAGGCCCATCTTCTCCAGGATCATTCTAAAGAGATGATAAAGAGAACCAGAGAAGAAGGAAAACGTGTCAGCTATGT
It contains:
- the LOC107373954 gene encoding uncharacterized protein, whose product is MESVCPVYVQSMASSLHFRIRKRVLAPPTFRGIGFVGPLSQHALRACPGPRFTTMADGAGEQYSFKWTSEQTSTLIKLRGQNEELFAGAKNSATVAWRMILEKMGLQEKVTPLQAKEKWDNLKSKYKDCKYPGSGEGVSGKPTAETWPWFVLMDEVLGQRPSTRPPVVIASIPEDTPGPSAAVSETEESESGGNQPESSSRRKRKRDDELLDLIREDMRHQREAEERRERMMERFLALMERLIEK